In the genome of Bacteroides mediterraneensis, the window AAACTCCCTGCCGGTATTCCTTCAATTCGAGAGAAAAATCGCCATTCCTTCTGATGGGTATGTCAAGCTTGTATTTCAAGGCCATCTCACTTGGGGCTGGAGCAAGTTTACTCCCTGCTGAAGTGGTAATCGTAGTAACCCCATAAGGCTTTTTCCGTACCTGAGCCGTCATAAAAAAAGGAACCAGCCCAAACAACATAAAAAATAAAATGTTCTTCATAAATTAAGATATTTAGCTATAGTTCATTTATAAATTAACCAACAACACATAATTATATTTCAACGCGATAGAGATATAAAGAAAATCCCTCTGAACGAGAATATGTCAGTGCATACAGTTCGGACGGAGTACCTGAATAGCAAGACAACTTGAAAATCTGCCTGTCTGTCTTATACCGTGCCAATCCATTGCCGTTCCAGTCAAATATTGAAATATTATATAGGTTGTTAGGGTCTGAATCACCTATCAATACACTGTAAATCACATCATCAGTGGCACACATTGCAGAAAATCCATATTTCATATCTGTAGCCGGAACCAACTCTCCTGCCTTAAAAGAAACCAAAGGTTCATAAAACCGATAAACGCCTGACAATAATATGGAAGTTGAAGATAAGTCAAATGTTTCCAATACCCCTCCATACAATGTTCCTGTTGCCATTTTATTTTTAGACGGAGAAAAACATACATTAGGTGAAAGAAACGCCTTTTTCATGTCCCCGTTTTCAACAGGGAAATCATTGTACTGAGAAACTACAGAATTCCCATCATACAGCTGAAAACGTTTCTGGCCTGTCTTTTCAACTCCCAATTGCCCATCTACAAGATACTGACCACCCAAATCCCATGCTCTACGGACTATACCGCTACAGGAGGAAAAATTGACATCATCGACAAACGAGACCTGCAAGCTGTCATCCTCATTGTTGACAGAATAATTAAACAGTTTTTTTTGAGACTGGTCATATATTTGCAGATTATCTCCATCAACCATCAGAGACAAGGCCGTATGAATTTCACCCGGACCTTGCCCTGCATGAACATTGCTGCCCAAATACCTTCCATCATGTTTGTCATATACATGCAACCATTTGCCTTCCGACAGTGCCAGTATATAGACATAGCGGCTGTCAACTGCCATATCGTAAGCATAACTTATCATCAAGTCATCGGAAAGGCATTTACCAGTTATCTCATGTTCTTCAATAAATTGAGGTTCATTATAGCTGTTATCCGATGAACACGCATAAAGTGAAAAAATAAGCACTATTATCAATACATTGCTCCGCATTCGCATCGTCCTTTAAAACCTGTAGATTTACCATAACCATTAACTGCTATATATTCCCTGTAACATGACCAGCAAGTTCTTTTACAAATAACAACTACACTACTTCCGTCACAACTAATCATCAGCCCATTCTCATTCCGCGCCAATGCCTCCACGTTAGCCAAAGCCAAATCTGACATCTCAGCATCCTGCCGTAAAGAATAAGCATTATATCCAGCTGCTATTATAAATGAAGCTACAAATAAAAATTTAAAAATTGATTTTTGCATAAAAACTCTTTTATTATAATTATTTTTATTAATACATTAGAGGAAATAAACCTCTATTCTCTCAATTCTGATTTTAAGACTTACTATTCCATTGGATACACCTCCTTTCTTCAATCGGATGGGTTTAACATGGAGTGGAACATGATATTCATTGTTTGCAGATATGTAATTCATGTTTCCACTCTTTCCCTTATCCGAACCAATTTTATATTATTCTTTTATTTATTCTCTAATATTTTCTTCACCTCCTGTCTCATTTCCTTTATAGCAGTAGAATTCACCTTAGGTTCAGCGTTAAGCACATACTCTGCCTCCCTGACAAGCTTTACCCTGTCAAAATACCCTGGTTCCGCATAAAGCTTAACCAGCAGATAGTGGGGATATACGCGATCCGGCAATCTGCGGGTGGAACGTAGCAGATACATCTCCGCTTTCCCATATTCTCCGTTCTCCTGCGCATTGCGTCCCAGAATATTCAATATCATCGGATCTCCGCTCACCGTCATGGCTTTCAAAAGAACTTTTTCTGCCTTGCCGTAACTTCCGGCTTTGTATAATGCCCTTCCGTACTCAAAACAGAAATCTTTATGCCAGGACATTTTATCATAAAGCTTTCCATATTCTTCCACTGCCGCCCTAAATGCCCCGGAATGATACAGAACCCTGACAGGCATCCACAGGCAAACAGCCCGTGTGCGTGCGGAGTACATATCATACCTATTCACCGAAGCTGTTAATCCGGCCACAACAACCGGCAGCAGGATTATCACGGCAACCGATTTGCGTTTTATCTTCACCAGCCCCTCGCCACAAAGCGCCATTACCGTCAGTAACCATACGGAAACAATAGCCGGGATATGGAGCGGATAGGAAAAGCAGGCAAATACCATAAGCGATACAAGGCATCCGCCCATTCCCGCAAGAGATTTACGGCTCCCGGCTATCTTCAACAACACAAGTACTAAAGTTATAAACAATACGGATACCCACACACCATATTCAACTGCAATCTGCAGATATTCATTGAAGGCAAAATCGGGTGTTCCGGCCACCAATGCCTCCGACTCCGAATATTCACAATCAGTGAAGTATCTTTCCTGGGCATCACCGTAAATGGCGGAAAATGTCCTTCCGTTTTCTTCACCCCAAGGATTGCCGGCAATGGCCTGGGAAGTTATCTTTCCTATCAGCAAACGGCCGTCTGCCGAATCACGTTTCATGAAATACGCACCGGAGGCAAACAGCGCACCGACAATAAGCACGCCTAATACGGCATATCTGTGTTCCGATACAAACGATTTTACTTTCACACGGTAAACCCTGAGAACCACATATCCGCACGAAATCAGGGAAGCAAACCATGCCGCACGGCTCATGCCCGCCGGAAGCACACAGCATATCAGCAACAGCACACACATCGATAGATAATACTGCACAACCGAAAGACGGTCTTTCTTCCCGTTCAATATTAATATCCGGTACAGGGCTACCGGAAGAACTGCCGCCAGATAGCCTGAATATGGACCCGGGTTATAGAATGTTCCCGTAAGGACAAAAAGCGAATGGTTTGACGGATATATACCTGCAATCTGACCAAGACCATGCAGAGCCTCCACTGCCCCGAATCCCATCAGCACCCATTGTACTGTCTCCGACACAATACGGACAGTCCGCTGTGGATTCACAATATATCCGGCAAGCCACAAAGGCAATACAACAGTCATCACGGCAGAAAGCCACATCCACTGCTTTCCCTGAAGGTCGGACGGTAAACTTCCGTCTGTCACCAGCACGGTTCCACCCGCAAGTCCTGCAAGCAGTAGACCTGCCAACCACGGTATGACTCTGCATAACCATTTCCTTAGTTCAACATTCATAATATGCATAGCTCGCTCAAAAAAGTTCCATATTCCTTTTTATTCAATCTTCTTCCATACCCTGTCCCAGCAAATATCGCCTGTATAGCTGTCCACAGATTTCCATATCCTTGAAGCCACCCCCACGATATACTCCTCCGGAAGCAGCCCCCAGTAACGGGAATCCTGTGAGTTCTCCCCACGGTCTCCCGCCACGAAATAATAGTTCTTACGGAACTGGTAAGAAGTTATCACACTGTCGTTCAGCAGTACTGTATCTCCCTTTAGATTCATCTTCTTCCCTTGTTCCCATTCTATGAGCTTGCGGTACAATACTCCACCCGTACGGTCCATCTTCACCACATCCCCCTTGCCGGGAACAAACAGAGGTCCGAACTCCTTTATGTTCCAGTCCAGCAGGGAGTCGTATGGGAAGCTCCTGTATACTCCATCAGGAAAATCCTCAGGACGCATCAATCCTATGCGCTTCTGTGAAGCAACATTCCCCAAAGGTATGTCTACACCATCCACATTGAACATCCCCTTCCTTATGGAGACTGTATCTCCAGGTAACCCGATACAACGCTTGATATAATACTTCATTATGTGCATCTCTATATGGCTCCAGTCGTTTGGATGCGGGAAATTGAACACAACCACATCGTTGCGCTTTATCTTCCTGAATCCGGGTAAGCGGTAAATTTCTGTCTGTTCTAAATTGAGAGACTTGTTCAGGTTAAACAGACGTGCTCCAACGACAGGTTTCCACACAAGCACGAAATCTCCCTCTCTGAGTTTCGGCGACATGGAGTCACTTGGTATTCGGAACGATGAAAACACAAACACTTGTGCCAGAATCCACAGAAAGAATAAACATATACATACAAAAGCAATATTCGTTATTATATCAAACCATCTTTTCATAATCTCACACCTCTATACTTTCAAAAACGTCAAATAGAGGTAAAAATTTCTATTCTTCTTTTGAGATTCATATAAAATAACATAGTATCCCATTGATAAATGTTAATTTTCTGTTACTATAAATCTGTCAAAGCTGAGGTTATCCTCATTATAATGAGAATTTTTATAGTGATTACTACTTATATAAAGACCATCCTTTTCTATATAGTATAAATTCGATCTATAAAGATTTTCCGGGAACATCGTCTCACCAACCACGTTTAAATCCTTATCAAGAATAATAATCGAGAATCTGGTACGCCCGGATTGCATCATATCCGATAGACTTTCTCCTTCTTTTAAAGAATCCTTCGGATAAGCTATACGATAATACAACTGACGGTATTCATCATAAATTATATCACCATAATAAGGTATTTCACACATCATCTTAATTCCCAAATCCATTTGAGTAGGAACATTATCAGGTATAGATATACCGTCAATATACTTACTACTTGCATTTACTTTTTTGATAAGCTTAAAATCTGTTGATAGTACATATAAATTTTCATCAAATGCAAAGGAGTATATAAATTCTTTTCCATTGTAACAATAGCTGGCTTTTGATTCTATACCCAAAGACGGGACATGGCTCTCTTTACATAAAAAAGAAGGATAACAAAAATCAGAAGCATCAGTATCCAATGTTCCCAAATCAATTCTCATTGCAACGGGGCTGTCTGTCTTCTGTTTATCGCCAAGTCTGGGATTTACAAGTTGAGGACAATAAAGAGAGTTATCAATTTCAAGCATTGGAAGGCCTATAACAGACCTTGTAGTTATAAATGGAAAACTTTGGGGTGAATCTCCAAAACGAAGAACACCAAGTTTATGTCCTGCACTATCTATCTTAGATATTTCAGGAACATACAGACTCGGGAGATATATCTCATTAAATCCAGCCATAAAGAAACCTCCAGCCTTAGGACCAACTCCATCAGGACCCTCCTTATGAAAACGAATGGTTTTTACCAGATTAGCTTTATGAATATCATAAAGATATATCTCAGGTTCATCATTACTCATAAAGGCCAAATACTTTTTTCCCAATGAATCTGTAAATATGGATAATGATTTTATATATGTAGTGGTACTGGTACTAAGCGGAAAAGAAATACTTTCATCTGCAAACTTTAGTTCATAAAGATAATCTTTATGACTCTGAGTATTGCAAGACAGCAGTGCTAATAAGCATATAAATACGAAAAACTTCATAATAAAAATTTTCTTAATATACAGAATAAGGTAAACCACCTTATTCTGTATAATTCAAATGATTTGTTCTACAATCCACAATAACAACCTAATCCTTGTGTATACTTCAAACATTCCCAAAATGTAGTATCCATATGACACTCATTATCACCTTCCCACTCATTACCGGCCAATGCTTCCACATTAGCCAATGCAAGGTCAGACATTGTTTTTTCCTGTTGTGATGCATATACACTATAACCAGTCATTAAAGCGAATACTGCAACGAATGCAGTTCTTATAAAATTCTTTTTCATTTGTAGTTGTATTTTTATGTTAAATCTCAAGTTCTTAACTCTCCGAAAAGCAACAAATCCCCGATTTGTAGTGCTTCAAAATAATAATTACCTTTGCATCGGTAACACCTCCTTTCTTAGATTGGATGGGTTTAACATGGAGTGGGATATGAAAACAAACGTTTGGTAGACATAGGTTTCATATCTCCACTTTTTTTATTTCTCACTTTCTGACGGTTCCCCAGAAATCCAGAGTACGAATCAGATGTTCGTTCAAGGATGTTTCTTCCACACCCCGATAAGGACGAAATACACCAGTGGCTTATCTGCCACGGCTCGAATCAATTACCCATACGAAATCGGGAGAAATGATACGGACACGCTAGGCAGAAAGAATCTCATCAGTGTCTTCGCTACGCCTGTCAAATGAAATAACATACTTCCAGTCCGGATAGATAAATGCGTGAAGAAAGCAGATTTCCGGATGCCGGTCAATAATGACTGCAAGACTGTTCTTAATTTCCACTCGGTAAGGATAGCGCAGATAGACACTGTCGCAAGAAATAACATTTACCGACGACAGATCTTTCGTCTGCAGAAAATCCATATAACACGGATATATTTCTTTGGATACAGAATGACATCCATACAAGAACAGGATTACGATAGCAACAAACGGAAACACAGAAATTCCTATCATATATTTTATACAAGCATCTGATTTTTTACAAACTCAAGATTAAGTAAAATATGAAACAACTCAAAACAATCGGACATGAAAAAGATTATTAAAGTCACATGAAATACGTATTTAAATCACTGCAAATACGTACCAACTTATAACCGTTTTCTTCATCCAACGCCAGTGCATAAATGACATTATGCGTCTCGTCCACACAAAAACGTGCCAAACGTTGACCAGTCCGTATTTCCTTAACAACGTTCCCATGCCAGTCAAACAAAATGACCGATTCAGGCTCCATCGCATCTCCTTCCTTATGTAGCAGCGCATAAACAAACTCGTCTCCCGCATAAGCATCTTCAAATCCCAACTGGGTTTTCTCGTTACCTACGACAAATGCCGGGACAGCTCCTTCTGCCAATCCGTAGACTGGTTCATAAATACATAAAGTCGTATCCATGGTCAATTTCCAGCCTGGTCCTACACTAAACAATTCCAATATTCCGCCAATATAAGTGGCATTGAACATCCTTGCATAATCAGGTTTAAAGAATGTGCGCGTGTCACTGCTAAATACAGACCAGATTTCCTCCGCATTACCGGTTACATATTCAGACGGGAAATCCTTATACACGGATGTTATTTGTTTTGTGGCTAAATCGATACAGCCATAACGTAACTTAGGCTGGTTAGCCTTGAGTAAAAACAGGTTTCCTCCCAGCGGAAGCAAATCGTATATGATAAAAGGTATTTCAGACGGAGGAAGAATGCTGTAATCCATCTTATACTCGGTAAAAGACCAGTCTCTTTCCAGATTGGTGTCCAGATTATATGCTACCAATTTGCGCGAAACGCCATCGTAAACATAAAGCGTGTCTTTCCCTGGCGACAAATGAAATTGATTGGCTGACAAAAGTTCGCCAGGTCCTTGCCCTTTACGGGCAAACTTCCCTTTCGGATTCCCGGACAATGTGTACACATGAAAATAACAATCATCCATATAGTCCAGTATCACGAGTAAAGAGTCTGTACATTCCATCTGCAAAGGGAAACGCCATATGGAAGAGTCGTTCAATGTATGAGCTTCCACGGTGCAAATACTATCCGATTTGATACCATTGGAATAATAGACCGACGCATTCTTCTTAGCACATCCAGCAGTGCTCAGAAACACCAATAAAAGCAAGTAAAAAAACAGCTTCTTCATTTTCATAAATACACTATAATACTAGTATGA includes:
- a CDS encoding BF3164 family lipoprotein produces the protein MRSNVLIIVLIFSLYACSSDNSYNEPQFIEEHEITGKCLSDDLMISYAYDMAVDSRYVYILALSEGKWLHVYDKHDGRYLGSNVHAGQGPGEIHTALSLMVDGDNLQIYDQSQKKLFNYSVNNEDDSLQVSFVDDVNFSSCSGIVRRAWDLGGQYLVDGQLGVEKTGQKRFQLYDGNSVVSQYNDFPVENGDMKKAFLSPNVCFSPSKNKMATGTLYGGVLETFDLSSTSILLSGVYRFYEPLVSFKAGELVPATDMKYGFSAMCATDDVIYSVLIGDSDPNNLYNISIFDWNGNGLARYKTDRQIFKLSCYSGTPSELYALTYSRSEGFSLYLYRVEI
- a CDS encoding NVEALA domain-containing protein — protein: MQKSIFKFLFVASFIIAAGYNAYSLRQDAEMSDLALANVEALARNENGLMISCDGSSVVVICKRTCWSCYREYIAVNGYGKSTGFKGRCECGAMY
- a CDS encoding O-antigen ligase family protein; this translates as MNVELRKWLCRVIPWLAGLLLAGLAGGTVLVTDGSLPSDLQGKQWMWLSAVMTVVLPLWLAGYIVNPQRTVRIVSETVQWVLMGFGAVEALHGLGQIAGIYPSNHSLFVLTGTFYNPGPYSGYLAAVLPVALYRILILNGKKDRLSVVQYYLSMCVLLLICCVLPAGMSRAAWFASLISCGYVVLRVYRVKVKSFVSEHRYAVLGVLIVGALFASGAYFMKRDSADGRLLIGKITSQAIAGNPWGEENGRTFSAIYGDAQERYFTDCEYSESEALVAGTPDFAFNEYLQIAVEYGVWVSVLFITLVLVLLKIAGSRKSLAGMGGCLVSLMVFACFSYPLHIPAIVSVWLLTVMALCGEGLVKIKRKSVAVIILLPVVVAGLTASVNRYDMYSARTRAVCLWMPVRVLYHSGAFRAAVEEYGKLYDKMSWHKDFCFEYGRALYKAGSYGKAEKVLLKAMTVSGDPMILNILGRNAQENGEYGKAEMYLLRSTRRLPDRVYPHYLLVKLYAEPGYFDRVKLVREAEYVLNAEPKVNSTAIKEMRQEVKKILENK
- the lepB gene encoding signal peptidase I encodes the protein MKRWFDIITNIAFVCICLFFLWILAQVFVFSSFRIPSDSMSPKLREGDFVLVWKPVVGARLFNLNKSLNLEQTEIYRLPGFRKIKRNDVVVFNFPHPNDWSHIEMHIMKYYIKRCIGLPGDTVSIRKGMFNVDGVDIPLGNVASQKRIGLMRPEDFPDGVYRSFPYDSLLDWNIKEFGPLFVPGKGDVVKMDRTGGVLYRKLIEWEQGKKMNLKGDTVLLNDSVITSYQFRKNYYFVAGDRGENSQDSRYWGLLPEEYIVGVASRIWKSVDSYTGDICWDRVWKKIE
- a CDS encoding DUF4221 family protein yields the protein MKFFVFICLLALLSCNTQSHKDYLYELKFADESISFPLSTSTTTYIKSLSIFTDSLGKKYLAFMSNDEPEIYLYDIHKANLVKTIRFHKEGPDGVGPKAGGFFMAGFNEIYLPSLYVPEISKIDSAGHKLGVLRFGDSPQSFPFITTRSVIGLPMLEIDNSLYCPQLVNPRLGDKQKTDSPVAMRIDLGTLDTDASDFCYPSFLCKESHVPSLGIESKASYCYNGKEFIYSFAFDENLYVLSTDFKLIKKVNASSKYIDGISIPDNVPTQMDLGIKMMCEIPYYGDIIYDEYRQLYYRIAYPKDSLKEGESLSDMMQSGRTRFSIIILDKDLNVVGETMFPENLYRSNLYYIEKDGLYISSNHYKNSHYNEDNLSFDRFIVTEN
- a CDS encoding NVEALA domain-containing protein; the protein is MKKNFIRTAFVAVFALMTGYSVYASQQEKTMSDLALANVEALAGNEWEGDNECHMDTTFWECLKYTQGLGCYCGL
- a CDS encoding BF3164 family lipoprotein, whose product is MIGISVFPFVAIVILFLYGCHSVSKEIYPCYMDFLQTKDLSSVNVISCDSVYLRYPYRVEIKNSLAVIIDRHPEICFLHAFIYPDWKYVISFDRRSEDTDEILSA
- a CDS encoding BF3164 family lipoprotein, encoding MKMKKLFFYLLLLVFLSTAGCAKKNASVYYSNGIKSDSICTVEAHTLNDSSIWRFPLQMECTDSLLVILDYMDDCYFHVYTLSGNPKGKFARKGQGPGELLSANQFHLSPGKDTLYVYDGVSRKLVAYNLDTNLERDWSFTEYKMDYSILPPSEIPFIIYDLLPLGGNLFLLKANQPKLRYGCIDLATKQITSVYKDFPSEYVTGNAEEIWSVFSSDTRTFFKPDYARMFNATYIGGILELFSVGPGWKLTMDTTLCIYEPVYGLAEGAVPAFVVGNEKTQLGFEDAYAGDEFVYALLHKEGDAMEPESVILFDWHGNVVKEIRTGQRLARFCVDETHNVIYALALDEENGYKLVRICSDLNTYFM